The DNA region TGGCGGTTATAGATGAGATGGGGTTCGGCGGGATGTTGAGGTGTGGTCAACCgaaagacattgaccaccatcttatcaccgctttgattgaacgttggaggccagagactcacacgtttcactttccagtcggtgaagcgactgtgagcTTAGaggacgtggaggtcttatggggcctcaaaACTGACGGTGAGCCTCtgacgggttacatccccactaaggatgtcaactattggaaggatgtttgtttggattttcttgGCTTTATTCCAGATGCAGTTGATCTAAAGAATTGAACTGgaagcagacaagcttatcaaaTCAACTGCGGATTGAGTTGAGTGATGACCACGAGCAATACATGTACAATCAACGTGCTCGTGTGTATTGTCTGCTGTTACTGGGTGGTCTACTGATCCCGAACGCTACCGGTAATAAAATTCCCTTCTTCTACCTTCagtttttcatggatatagaacaaTGTGCTAGCTATAGCTGGGGAGGTGCGACTCTTgcctgcttgtaccacaatctaTGTGAAGCTGCACTTGGTAAGAGGACCGTGGTGTACCTAACAAAACCTGAGGTGCATTCTCATGAGGGCTTCCATGAAACGGCGGCCTCTCATCACTACGCGGTAGATTTCAACAACTTTTCTTTGTTTATATTCATAAGATGAAATGTAATTAACActgaaaattgtaggtggagacccTTCACAAAATACGCCACTTTCTTAGGGAGCAAGACATGTCAGGACGGCCGGATTTATTCACCATTTCGAGAATGGTTGAAGATGGCCTCCAGATATGTGGGGAAGCTGAGACGATGGACCACCGTCCTTCACAGCGCTCTGAGCTGGACCTTGACATGCCCGTGCGGCAAAAAGCGAAGCGGCGTGGAAAGAAGAAAGTTGGTGGAGAGTCGTCATcatcaaggatggatactcagttggttgATGATTCTGATGACGATTTTGtggctccacctccaccaagatctgccgTGCGGGGTCGTCACTCAGTCAGCCACACGGGTGGTACAGGAGAAGATTTCGGTCTCAGCGATCAACAatctccacctcggtcttctgCGAGAGACGACATTGATTTAGAGAATGCCGTCGTTgaagatactcctccgtctagaaTCCCTAAGACCAGCATCGGGAAGGGAATCCGTAGTCTGTTTATGCGTAAAAGGCGAGACGAGTGAACGTTGCCCGAACTTTTTATATTGGTgtttttacattaattttaacGCTTTATATAAGTAATTTGATATATTGTATTGATATTGGTGTTTTTTCATTCATTTGGCGTAtgtatattagtaatttgataaatCCGCTTTTTATACATGTGCATGTTGATAATTTGAACTCTTATAAGCTGGATTGGTACATTTTTTTGAAACACGCCACTCACGATGGCGTTTTTAACTTGAAacattttcccaattttttgcCACGCCAAGGCTGAgtttctgaacaaacacgccaagcttactaggcattttttaaaacacgccaacgtcGATGGCGTTTTTCCTATAAAACGCCATATTCAGTGGCGTTTttttaaacacgccactcaagATGGCGTGTCTAAgtccgaaattttttttttcaattttctgccACACCGAGGTTGAggttctgaacaaacacgccaatcGGCGTTGGCGtctttaaaacacgccaacgaaaTAGGCGTTTCTAGATAAAAACGCCAACTTAGATGGCGTTTTTTAACACAAACCCGCCAACTTAGATGGCGTTTTTAGGAAAAACGCCATCTTGAGTGGCGtttttaataaactaaattttacGTTTTGCATATTCTATGACTCGccaaaatattagtaaaacaGAACAATGTTCTATTCAATAAATAACTACGACGCCgccaaaatataagtaaaacaGAACAAACAGAACAATGTTCAATTCAGCTAAATAGTTGTTACACATTCAATTGTCTCGCCTTCTCCGGGTAAAGAAGCTACGGatacccttcccgattctggcggtggagagtctagacggaggagtatcttgcacaacgacattctctaaatccACCCCGAAATAatcgtctcgcacagaagacctaggtggagaatgtgggatatcactgagaccgatgtcttcgcctgtaccaccagtgtggctgacagaatgccGACCTCGAACtacagatcttggtggaggtggaggcataacatcatgatcggcatcatcagtgtggctgatagaatgacgacctcgaactgcagatcttgatggaggtggaggcataaaatcgtcagcggcatcatctaccaactgagtatccatccttgaagaagcattcgggcagttgcgtctgtcgtgccctggttgacggcaatgtttacatcggcgtcgggcgcgtggctggtcagcttcacggacatccatctgattaggaatcctagtagtacgaTATCGACctcgacttttaggcattaactgggctcgtgaacattgcaaagtccattcaggcacaacccaataatcttggtgtctgattggattgaacaccgtagaatactggtgtacccaaacacttgtgcggtatacgttatcaacaagcgacagcatgggctcgtttctaaaccgcgcaactgccgctgcatgtgaacatggaagcctccacatctgccacttttgacatttgcagttcgactccaagtactttaccttccacttattaccgccctttccaccaattcgacgctttgttcgaaccacgtaaagccctgcaattgtgtttgGGACTCTCACAGtatgtaattgaccttttacatcatttttgcacaccttttcatgggcccacggggtaagtggtgtggcacactgtgttgatgcaattgaccgctcattaaaccattctattgtcctccaaaatatcagatcaatgcaagctttaattgggagttgtcttgcgcctctcaacacattgttgtaagattcaaccatattagtggtcatctcaccccatcttttgtgtttgtcatacgccaaactccatttttctaactccacggcatcaaggtactgcacagcctcgttgttgatggttcgaagtaaacgacgtctgatcttaaacttgcgtttctttgtagcaataccaattttccaaacaagtttTTTTACCATGAtgcctttgtgattctgcaaaacattttttctaacatgtaccaagcaaaatctgtgatgccccacattgggttcttctttccatatgggagaattcattgcatctatgattcccacatgcctatcagatagtacacatatttcatgcttggcTACGTGAATTCTAatacgttccataaaccaattccaactttgtatggtttcctcatcaacaatggcatatgcaataggcaaacatttcttattagcatcaaatccaacggcaataagaattttacctcgatatcgtccacgtagatgagttccatcaacggttaaaactggtttgcatagttgaaaagcctccacagctggaccaaaagcccaaaatacgtacttgaaaACCTTGTTCATACCGTTGCTTAATCTTTCATCATGTAACCATTcgacaattgtgccaggattttgtctttgcaactcattcaaataacctggtaaaactttgaaattccacgcccacgaaccatacacaagctcaatagctgtcctcccagcataccatgctttcttgtaactaactttcacatgaaatctgttttcaatatccgccacaattgcttttaccttgtagcaaggatcgttttctatctgatgtcgaacactcaacgctatcatacccgacgaaagattagcgtgcccattataattacgatcccccatgcaagtatgagcagtgctaaacactctaatttgccagtgttcatcatgcttcctcaatgttgctcggcactcccacaaacatggcggtaaggacttatctttcggatttccttgtggccacttacaaactgcatgccatctctttcctttactttcaacaactgtatattgtcggattttttccaaatgccaaaaagtcacagctgacttcaattccaatttggttttaaatttagtatgcaaaccgacattgctcggatctttttcactccaataatgcacattgagatcatcagactcaaagttttttggatcaaaactatcatatggacctggtaaggtgcgaaaatagttcataccaggctgtgggaactgtggaactactctttctCGTACTGCTCTTCCTCCAATTGATGTTTCGCCAACCACTGTTTCTCCAACCGGAATGGATGTTCTTGGAGCAACAAATTGGTCCTCATCCGACGAAGCACCATCTGAATCTGTACTATCCAGATCgacatcttcagaatcataaggtgattgtggatcaagaaagtcggctttatcaagACCAATTATGTCCTCAACCACAGCTGGGT from Salvia splendens isolate huo1 chromosome 9, SspV2, whole genome shotgun sequence includes:
- the LOC121749228 gene encoding uncharacterized protein LOC121749228, which produces MYNQRARVYCLLLLGGLLIPNATGNKIPFFYLQFFMDIEQCASYSWGGATLACLYHNLCEAALGKRTVVYLTKPEVHSHEGFHETAASHHYAVETLHKIRHFLREQDMSGRPDLFTISRMVEDGLQICGEAETMDHRPSQRSELDLDMPVRQKAKRRGKKKVGGESSSSRMDTQLVDDSDDDFVAPPPPRSAVRGRHSVSHTGGTGEDFGLSDQQSPPRSSARDDIDLENAVVEDTPPSRIPKTSIGKGIRSLFMRKRRDE